The following proteins are encoded in a genomic region of Fusarium keratoplasticum isolate Fu6.1 chromosome 9, whole genome shotgun sequence:
- a CDS encoding Mannitol-1-phosphate 5-dehydrogenase, with amino-acid sequence MAKKAVHFGAGNIGRGFVACFLHNSGYDVVFADVNDTIVNLINETPSYRVIEVGSEGTTENTITNYRAINSRTHEEDLIEEIRTAEVVTCSVGPNILKFIAPVIAKGIDRRSTDDAPLHVIACENAIGATDTLAEHIKDPRNTSPERLEDHHLRARYANSAIDRIVPAQDPDAGLDVTLEKFFEWVVDRTPFEDVGIPDIKGINWVDNLGPFIERKLFTVNTGHATAAYHGYNRRKRTVYDALQDKEIMAEVRGALMETKSLIVSKHAIDEEAQAAYVNKIVKRIGNPHLEDAVERVGRAPLRKLSRKERFIGPAAELAENGQSIKYLLDAIEMAFRFQEVEDDEESKQLAKIMSENGPEDVVKQVCGIQDSEKIFPQLVQVVQRVQADSAED; translated from the coding sequence GCCGTGGTTTTGTCGCCTGCTTCCTCCACAACTCTGGCTACGACGTCGTCTTTGCCGATGTCAACGACACCAttgtcaacctcatcaacgaGACCCCCTCATACCGTGTCATCGAGGTCGGCTCTGAGGGTACCACCGAGAACACCATCACAAACTACCGAGCCATCAACTCGCGAACCCACGAGGAGGATCTGATCGAGGAGATCCGCACAGCAGAGGTCGTCACCTGCTCCGTCGGTCCCAACATCCTCAAGTTCATCGCTCCCGTCATTGCCAAGGGTATCGACCGCCGATCAACCGACGACGCTCCCCTGCACGTTATTGCTTGCGAGAACGCCATTGGCGCCACTGATACCCTTGCCGAGCACATCAAGGATCCCCGCAACACCTCCCCCGAGCGTCTTGAGGACCACCACCTCCGCGCCCGCTACGCCAACTCTGCTATTGACAGAATTGTCCCCGCTCAGGACCCCGATGCCGGTCTTGATGTTACCCTGGAGAAGTTCTTTGAGTGGGTTGTTGACCGCACTCCCTTCGAGGATGTTGGCATTCCCGACATCAAGGGTATCAACTGGgttgacaacctcggccCCTTCATTGAGCGCAAGCTCTTCACTGTCAACACCGGCCATGCCACCGCTGCCTACCACGGCTACAACCGAAGAAAGCGCACCGTCTACGATGCTCTccaggacaaggagatcATGGCCGAGGTCCGAGGTGCTCTCATGGAGACCAAGTCTCTGATCGTCTCCAAGCACGCCATCGATGAGGAGGCCCAGGCTGCCTACGTCAACAAGATTGTCAAGCGAATTGGCAACCCCCATCTTGAGGATGCTGTCGAGCGTGTTGGCCGTGCCCCTCTCCGAAAGCTCTCCCGCAAGGAGCGCTTCATCGGCCCCGCCGCCGAGCTTGCCGAAAACGGCCAGTCCATCAAGTACCTCCTCGACGCCATCGAGATGGCCTTCCGTTTCCAGGaagtcgaggatgacgaggagtccaagcagctcgccaagatcaTGTCCGAGAACGGACCCGAGGATGTTGTCAAGCAGGTCTGCGGCATCCAGGACAGCGAGAAGATCTTCCCCCAGCTTGTGCAAGTTGTGCAGCGCGTCCAGGCCGACAGCGCCGAGGACTAA